The Alosa sapidissima isolate fAloSap1 chromosome 5, fAloSap1.pri, whole genome shotgun sequence genome has a window encoding:
- the LOC121709923 gene encoding prothrombin-like isoform X2 — translation MQDLFRFLQPRLKMGGIPAALLLSVFLSSVLQGMYADVFIDTERASEVLIRARRANSFLEEVKPGDLERECLEEICDHEEASEVFEQQQAQFWWKYQGCNGLTLPRDPNSTQTLRNCLDASGECFVGNGETYSEAVAITSSGKTCQYWSSNYPHRITEFNTALDDSLKENYCRNPDQSPDGPWCFTRDPTVRRESCAIPKCDDPLESEADDVRQESRWGQTGPRKSFFNPQSFGNGEQVCGERPMFEKIGKADSREQELLDESRQPRILTRDNAEIGSAPWQVMLYQRSPQELLCGASLISDEWVLTAAHCILYPPWNKNLTSEDILVRLGKYSRSKFERGVEQIKGLDKIIVHPKYNWKENLNSDIALLHMKKPIEFSAHIHPICLPTRQVAKELIMSGFVGRVTGWGNLFERWSSSPKAIPSVLRQVHLPIVDQDTCQYSTSIRITDNMFCAGFRPEQSIYGDGCEGDSGGPFVMKDRTDNRWYQIGLVTWGEGCHQDGKYGIYTHLFRMRRWMKKAIEAAYDNDE, via the exons ATGCAGGATTTGTTTAGATTTCTTCAGCCACGGTTAAAAATGGGTGGAATTCCAGCAGCTCTGCTCCTCAGCGTCTTTCTCAGCTCGGTTCTTCAGGGCATGTATGCAGATG tatTTATTGACACCGAAAGAGCCTCTGAGGTTTTAATCAGAGCGAGGCGAGCAAATTCCTTTCTTGAGGAGGTGAAGCCTGGTGACCTGGAGCGTGAGTGTCTGGAAGAGATATGCGATCATGAGGAAGCCAGTGAAGTGTTTGAACAACAGCAG GCTCAGTTTTGGTGGAAATACCAGG GCTGCAATGGCCTGACATTGCCCAGAGATCCAAATTCTACACAGACTCTCAGAAACTGCTTGGAtg CATCCGGCGAGTGTTTTGTTGGGAATGGAGAGACATACAGCGAAGCAGTGGCCATCACCTCCAGTGGAAAGACATGTCAGTACTGGAGCAGCAACTATCCACACAGAATAAC AGAATTCAACACAGCCCTGGATGATTCTTTGAAAGAGAACTATTGCCGAAATCCAGATCAAAGTCCTGATGGACCTTGGTGCTTCACTCGTGATCCCACAGTCAGAAGAGAGAGCTGTGCTATTCCAAAATGTG ATGATCCACTAGAGAGTGAAGCAGATGATGTTAGGCAGGAAAGCCGATGGGGACAAACTGGTCCTAGAAAATCTTTCTTCAATCCCCAGAGTTTTGGCAATGGGGAGCAGG TGTGTGGAGAACGCCCAATGTTTGAGAAAATAGGAAAAGCTGATTCAAGAGAACAAGAATTATTAGACGAATCTCGTCAACCGAGAATTTTGACAAGGGACAATGCAGAAATTGGAAGTGCCCCATG GCAGGTGATGCTGTACCAGCGTAGTCCCCAGGAGCTGCTGTGTGGGGCTAGTTTGATCAGCGATGAGTGGGTCCTCACTGCCGCCCACTGTATCCTCTACCCTCCATGGAACAAGAACTTGACCAGTGAAGACATACTTGTTCGGCTTGGCAAATACTCTCGCTCAAA GTTTGAGAGAGGGGTCGAGCAGATCAAGGGCCTTGATAAAATTATTGTCCATCCTAAATACAACTGGAAGGAGAACCTTAACAGTGACATTGCTCTCCTGCATATGAAGAAGCCCATAGAATTTTCAGCTCATATCCATCCAATTTGCCTACCTACTAGGCAGGTGGCTAAAGA attGATAATGTCTGGATTTGTGGGTCGTGTGACAGGTTGGGGGAACCTCTTTGAGAGATGGTCGTCTTCTCCAAAAGCAATCCCTTCAGTCCTTCGGCAGGTCCACCTGCCCATTGTTGATCAAGACACCTGTCAGTATTCTACCTCAATTCGTATCACAGACAACATGTTTTGTGCCG GATTCAGACCAGAGCAAAGCATCTATGGCGATGGTTGTGAAGGGGACAGTGGCGGCCCTTTTGTCATGAAG GATCGTACAGATAATCGCTGGTATCAGATTGGTCTTGTGACTTGGGGTGAAGGTTGTCACCAGGATGGAAAATATGGAATCTACACTCATCTATTCCGCATGAGGAGGTGGATGAAGAAGGCCATTGAGGCTGCATATGACAATGATGAATAA
- the LOC121709923 gene encoding prothrombin-like isoform X1: protein MQDLFRFLQPRLKMGGIPAALLLSVFLSSVLQGMYADVFIDTERASEVLIRARRANSFLEEVKPGDLERECLEEICDHEEASEVFEQQQAQFWWKYQGCNGLTLPRDPNSTQTLRNCLDASGECFVGNGETYSEAVAITSSGKTCQYWSSNYPHRITEFNTALDDSLKENYCRNPDQSPDGPWCFTRDPTVRRESCAIPKCDGPFVTAPLPTNLPPFNGIIDYNSSTNCLLDNGKDYNGTLSVTMKGFACLPWATPKAKKKAAGLEFLPNVVLEANYCRNPDNDTEGPWCFVDHPNVTMDYCDLQLCDDPLESEADDVRQESRWGQTGPRKSFFNPQSFGNGEQVCGERPMFEKIGKADSREQELLDESRQPRILTRDNAEIGSAPWQVMLYQRSPQELLCGASLISDEWVLTAAHCILYPPWNKNLTSEDILVRLGKYSRSKFERGVEQIKGLDKIIVHPKYNWKENLNSDIALLHMKKPIEFSAHIHPICLPTRQVAKELIMSGFVGRVTGWGNLFERWSSSPKAIPSVLRQVHLPIVDQDTCQYSTSIRITDNMFCAGFRPEQSIYGDGCEGDSGGPFVMKDRTDNRWYQIGLVTWGEGCHQDGKYGIYTHLFRMRRWMKKAIEAAYDNDE, encoded by the exons ATGCAGGATTTGTTTAGATTTCTTCAGCCACGGTTAAAAATGGGTGGAATTCCAGCAGCTCTGCTCCTCAGCGTCTTTCTCAGCTCGGTTCTTCAGGGCATGTATGCAGATG tatTTATTGACACCGAAAGAGCCTCTGAGGTTTTAATCAGAGCGAGGCGAGCAAATTCCTTTCTTGAGGAGGTGAAGCCTGGTGACCTGGAGCGTGAGTGTCTGGAAGAGATATGCGATCATGAGGAAGCCAGTGAAGTGTTTGAACAACAGCAG GCTCAGTTTTGGTGGAAATACCAGG GCTGCAATGGCCTGACATTGCCCAGAGATCCAAATTCTACACAGACTCTCAGAAACTGCTTGGAtg CATCCGGCGAGTGTTTTGTTGGGAATGGAGAGACATACAGCGAAGCAGTGGCCATCACCTCCAGTGGAAAGACATGTCAGTACTGGAGCAGCAACTATCCACACAGAATAAC AGAATTCAACACAGCCCTGGATGATTCTTTGAAAGAGAACTATTGCCGAAATCCAGATCAAAGTCCTGATGGACCTTGGTGCTTCACTCGTGATCCCACAGTCAGAAGAGAGAGCTGTGCTATTCCAAAATGTG ACGGACCATTTGTTACTGCACCCCTCCCTACAAATCTCCCTCCCTTCAATGGGATCATTGATTACAACAGTTCAACAAACTGTCTTCTTGACAATGGCAAAGACTATAACGGAACCTTGTCTGTCACCATGAAGGGTTTCGCATGTCTGCCCTGGGCTACCCCTAAAGCTAAAAAGAAGGCTGCAGGACTCGAGTTTCTCCCCAACGTTGTACTGGAGGCAAACTACTGCAGAAATCCGGATAATGACACAGAAGGGCCATGGTGCTTTGTAGATCACCCCAATGTCACCATGGACTATTGTGACCTGCAGTTGTGTG ATGATCCACTAGAGAGTGAAGCAGATGATGTTAGGCAGGAAAGCCGATGGGGACAAACTGGTCCTAGAAAATCTTTCTTCAATCCCCAGAGTTTTGGCAATGGGGAGCAGG TGTGTGGAGAACGCCCAATGTTTGAGAAAATAGGAAAAGCTGATTCAAGAGAACAAGAATTATTAGACGAATCTCGTCAACCGAGAATTTTGACAAGGGACAATGCAGAAATTGGAAGTGCCCCATG GCAGGTGATGCTGTACCAGCGTAGTCCCCAGGAGCTGCTGTGTGGGGCTAGTTTGATCAGCGATGAGTGGGTCCTCACTGCCGCCCACTGTATCCTCTACCCTCCATGGAACAAGAACTTGACCAGTGAAGACATACTTGTTCGGCTTGGCAAATACTCTCGCTCAAA GTTTGAGAGAGGGGTCGAGCAGATCAAGGGCCTTGATAAAATTATTGTCCATCCTAAATACAACTGGAAGGAGAACCTTAACAGTGACATTGCTCTCCTGCATATGAAGAAGCCCATAGAATTTTCAGCTCATATCCATCCAATTTGCCTACCTACTAGGCAGGTGGCTAAAGA attGATAATGTCTGGATTTGTGGGTCGTGTGACAGGTTGGGGGAACCTCTTTGAGAGATGGTCGTCTTCTCCAAAAGCAATCCCTTCAGTCCTTCGGCAGGTCCACCTGCCCATTGTTGATCAAGACACCTGTCAGTATTCTACCTCAATTCGTATCACAGACAACATGTTTTGTGCCG GATTCAGACCAGAGCAAAGCATCTATGGCGATGGTTGTGAAGGGGACAGTGGCGGCCCTTTTGTCATGAAG GATCGTACAGATAATCGCTGGTATCAGATTGGTCTTGTGACTTGGGGTGAAGGTTGTCACCAGGATGGAAAATATGGAATCTACACTCATCTATTCCGCATGAGGAGGTGGATGAAGAAGGCCATTGAGGCTGCATATGACAATGATGAATAA